Proteins from a genomic interval of Ralstonia wenshanensis:
- a CDS encoding lysozyme has product MSTEHNPRTTGERGLALIKESEGLRLSTYLDAVGKPTIGYGHLIRPGETFNGPISQQQAEALLRKDLADTEQGIAKAVRVSITQGQFDALASFVFNLGAGRLRSSTLLRKLNAGDYAGAANQFLLWDKAGGKPLKGLTKRRQAERKLFLS; this is encoded by the coding sequence ATGAGCACTGAGCACAACCCGCGTACCACCGGCGAGCGAGGCCTCGCGCTGATCAAGGAATCGGAAGGGCTGCGTCTGTCGACGTATCTGGATGCGGTCGGCAAGCCGACCATCGGCTACGGCCACCTGATTCGGCCCGGCGAGACCTTCAACGGGCCGATCTCGCAGCAACAGGCCGAAGCGCTGTTGCGCAAGGACCTGGCCGACACCGAGCAAGGCATTGCCAAGGCCGTGCGCGTGTCGATCACGCAAGGGCAGTTCGACGCGCTGGCGTCGTTCGTCTTCAACCTGGGAGCGGGGCGGCTGCGCTCGTCAACGCTGCTGCGCAAGCTCAACGCCGGCGACTACGCCGGCGCGGCCAACCAGTTCCTGCTGTGGGACAAGGCTGGCGGCAAGCCGCTCAAGGGGCTGACGAAGCGTCGTCAGGCCGAACGCAAGTTGTTCCTGTCCTGA
- a CDS encoding DUF2589 domain-containing protein, which translates to MSTQPAGHSDAAPFPETASDASAPPPGSSPPGGGAGGGSNSHGHPGLNGLTLDDITRGMQHAAASANQMLAQQYTALLDQFFDADESGTLVAREVELALDSQHRLALPLVSLAMPRGLALDEMTVNMTVRSDLAEALPLHGAATGGVGRFYVSLAPHSKRDTGRDSEHIDIEMKFTALQPPEAVMRVIDEYTNRLVPRPTQPNAAGSDGPGTPSTPQEKSDEH; encoded by the coding sequence GTGTCAACGCAGCCCGCTGGGCATTCCGATGCCGCACCGTTTCCAGAGACTGCGTCCGATGCGTCTGCGCCGCCGCCAGGTTCGTCGCCGCCGGGCGGTGGGGCCGGTGGTGGCAGCAACAGCCACGGTCATCCGGGCTTGAACGGCCTGACGCTCGACGACATCACGCGTGGCATGCAGCACGCCGCCGCGTCTGCCAACCAGATGCTGGCGCAGCAGTACACCGCGTTGCTCGACCAGTTTTTCGATGCCGACGAGAGCGGCACGCTGGTCGCCCGCGAGGTAGAGCTTGCACTCGACAGTCAGCACCGGCTGGCGCTGCCGCTGGTGTCGCTGGCAATGCCGCGTGGCCTCGCGCTCGATGAGATGACGGTGAACATGACCGTGCGCAGCGACCTCGCCGAAGCCTTGCCCTTACACGGCGCAGCCACGGGCGGTGTTGGCCGGTTCTACGTCTCGCTTGCGCCGCATTCCAAGCGGGATACGGGCCGCGACAGCGAGCACATCGACATCGAGATGAAGTTCACCGCGCTGCAGCCGCCGGAAGCTGTGATGCGCGTGATCGACGAATACACGAATCGACTGGTGCCAAGGCCCACGCAGCCCAATGCTGCCGGTTCCGACGGCCCTGGCACACCCAGCACGCCCCAGGAGAAAAGCGATGAGCACTGA